GGATCGAAGGATTATTTCTTTGTACGCTGTGCTGAATCCTGATCTACATCAGGACATGCCTGTTTCAGTATAAAGACGAAGAAAGGGAAAAAATAGATAAATATCTTCTTCTGTAATGACCAGATTGTGTTAACCTCGTAGTAAAGTACGAGAATTAGAGTGTTAAGGTTAGAAACTAAGGACAGATTAATGCATCTAATAATAAAATTATCTTAATTTCGATTTGAAGGGAATATCGAACGTGGATTTAATTAAGAAACTAAATGAGTTAAACATGAAGGCGTACATAAAAATATTTTTAGTACTGTTCTTTATATTGCTATTATTCTTTTTAATGAGGGCATCGGGTGTAGAAATTCAAGATCTTACGCCTCTGAAGGTCAAAGAGTTTATCTTAAGCTTCGGATTTTTTAAGGGAGCACTGGTTTATCTCGGAGTCTATGCCCTTTCATTAAGACCGTTTGTTCCTATACCCCCGACTCTTTACACTTTGGCCGGCGGATTCACATTCGGCCCACTATGGGGAACTATCTTAACGGTTACCGGAGCAACACTGAATGCATGTATAAGTTTTCTAGTAGCGAGGGTCCTGGGAAAGGATTTCGTCGAAAAGATATCGAAGGGAAAATTGGAGAAAATCAATGAAAAGTTAAGTAAGAGTGATTTTAAGACCTTATTATT
The Thermodesulfobacteriota bacterium DNA segment above includes these coding regions:
- a CDS encoding TVP38/TMEM64 family protein, producing MKAYIKIFLVLFFILLLFFLMRASGVEIQDLTPLKVKEFILSFGFFKGALVYLGVYALSLRPFVPIPPTLYTLAGGFTFGPLWGTILTVTGATLNACISFLVARVLGKDFVEKISKGKLEKINEKLSKSDFKTLLLIRTSPIGPPFDLVSYASGVLRVSFWNYFFATLIGIIPATAVYSYFGGSISKGGWAILIGFFLIVVTAVIFPWYLRKRKAGR